tatttattaattggtaATTTCAGATAATAATCTCGTCTTAgcgctgtcaaatatgtcaaatgtTTTACAGCTCTTGATaatagatttaagtttaattgaCGTGCCAGTACGTGGACCAGTTTGTAATGGCCGAAGTGAAGACTAATGAAAGTAAGTTAGTAACTAAGTAATGTCTTGTCATTCAAAGTAGTATTGTTTGGTTTTTTCTGTTTAAAAGGAACAGTGCTGTTGGCctataaagataatataagaCTTCTTTAAGACTTTAGCTGTCCCCGCGAACTCGCGAAAATCTCCTTTATGTGATTTTACTTACTtcgcctacctttttagtacataccaacatgAAAAATTCAAACCGAACAAGTTCAagtcataagtttttaataaaaaaataaaaaataggggttgatcgtagaagGGTGGTATATGTATTTccgtatgtattataaaaatatgtctaaaaaataaaattaagggGTAGACCACCCTTAACGCAGACCTAACCGATATGCTCACATAATTTTACGAAAATCGGCTGAGCCATTTCAGagaaattttacatattacaatattaatgaaaatcttACTCGCTCTCGGCTTCTGCTACAGTGCACTTATACTGCGCAGTGGAGAACAGACAAATGTCCGCAAACTGACGCACAGACACCTTGATCCGTTTCACCGAACGATTCGAGTTGTTCGCTATGTGTACGTTCACTGCTATATTCTCGCCGTGGTGATATAACTCCTGGAATTaagaatacattaaataaaacaattatttaccGAATAAAcctatttgaattattataaacttataattattttacataattttaactttaaattttccaacgtttcgcgtgctttacagcgtgcgtggtcgcGGTGACGTCACcgtgtttataataatacaaatagctttaatccggttaaaaaattgttttctttcaatgtgtaaaagctatgttaaccaaagacaatatattaaataaactaaagaaaagctaaaataaacaatttagtgGTTTATCATATCTAAAACTAGTGCTAAATGTTTCCTTTGAAAGTTTCACGGCTAGGCCAGACCCAGAAGGAATCTTGACAAAGTCAAATCATACATCAAAACTGTATCATACTCCTGTGTTGGACGATTCTCGGACACAGTCCACAGAGCGCAAACCAAATTGGATTGGGCAGGCTCAGTAATTGATTTACCTTGTCTAATGAAGCTTCTAGGTACAATTTGTTCGGGCTCATCATAAATTCCTTGGAAACCTCAACGGACGGCTGCTCCCCTTGCTTACTCGGCGCATACATTATCTTTCTAATTGCCAACCGCACTGAATTtctgaaatattgtttatataaaagattaaatggattgcaatttaaatttagtttttgcaATTCAGAAAAACAGGAAAACCGTAattgttaaacattatttaatttaacgaaaACGTTTAGTTACCTTCTTTAACAGTTTTGTTTAAAGGCGGGATTATGTAATAGTTGCAGgtacttacaaaaatattgtaaaataaaactttggcGAAATAAGAGCGATGGagagtttaattatattctatatgaatatattatattgtgcTTTGTTTACCGCGATCATcagaataaaaactaaactttttcTAACTTTTGCTAAATTGCGATGGAAAGAACACGTGCAAAAGAGACACACACAGACACACATATATAAGATACAAAGAAATGTACTGACTAATAGGAAGGCCAATATATCACAAATTATGATGTCTGTGTGGACATAGTGGCATTCAGTTGTGTGGCTGTATAGCGattagaaatttataaataatacaacggTTTCAGAACAAGATTCCTCGGGACATTGTGTATGTGTCGCATTAAAGACTTTAAATCAGCGAGTTAATTGAAGCTCTAAACAGTTAATCAAATGtcaatattcaataaagtcgctagcattttgatttaaataaagcagcatcgaaaacgtttaactatctgtctgaccgacaGCCAGCGtattgattaacaatgtaaaacaagactccgccatgattatttcatttgttattgttatttcggtgtgatcgtgaagaactgagagctttgaaattccgtgtttggctttattgtaaatgggttttaggttagtcttgttgcctaggaacgtttaggaaactcatTAAACGTTTCGCTCACTCACTTgcctgacggaactttagcgacttgattgaatcgatttttaattaactgtttagagattcaattaactctctggtttaactactttactgcgacatggATACAGTCCTAAATACGGCGAAACTGCTTGCCTTAGCTTACTGAAATAGGCTACATAGCCATGTGAATGCTGAACTTCTTGAAACGAGACGAATAAAACGCCTAAAGAcaactaaaccttttgagttaataaacatagtgtagtgaatataagtgaacATAGTGTCAAACATTAaagaacactaagactgtcaatgaacattaccttagttaaagctattcactagtattgttgaaaattaaatcaacataatattaattattaaccaTAATTATTGCATAGGTTAGATTGATGTTCATATAAAGTCGCTCTCTCTTTTGTCAACTTTATTGTAGGAAAAGAAATAAACGCTATtcttactataaaaaataaatcaattgcgctacaacctttttaggtcttggcctcagatttttgtatctgtttcatgatcattcgtCAAGCTGATaggaaagtaggtgatcagccttctgtgcctgacgcacgccgtcgactttttgggtttaaggcaagccggtttcctcacgatgttttccttcaccgttcgagctaatgttgaatgcgtacatagaaagaaaatccattggtgcacagccgaggatcgaacctacgacccaGAGTCGCACtgtgaagccactaggccaacactgctgcaaTATGTTATgcagttattataaatacagtttAACAAATCGCATATCAAAGAATCCTAAATTAAGCAACGATACAGAGAACTCGTTGCTCAAATTTAAGACAAGTTTCAAATTCTTGATAGTCAAGCCTTTTttcctacatatatatattaacgctTGAAACTTGAGGTACAGCTCATTTGTTAGTAGAGGAAAATGTTATTCCAAATCGATATTACCTTTTATGTGGTTTATCATCTTGTGAGTCAGCGACGAAAGCCTTCAACTCATAATCTACCCCACACGGCTTGCCCGTATCCCCAGGAGCTGGTTGAAGAGTCACAGAGGCTGGACAATGAGGAGGTAGCTCGAAGTAGAAGGGATGTGCAGACGGACCCAGCTTGCGTACTAAACGTTCTTGTAGTCGCGTTAATGGACGCTTTTGTACGTTCGTCGGTGGGTagatctgaaatatttttgtttagagTTAACTACcctaaataatacaaacataaatgttatcaCGCAGATTAACATTACAGAATCCTTAGGAAAACGATATACAACATCGGATATCATCCCAAACAGATTGAACTCCATAAATAACCTTGACCCTTCATAGCGAGGCAGACCCATTTAGCGCTTTTGGGTAATTTAAGACAAGTGAAGTCATACTGTGCTTgctaagttaaaatattatccaaGATTTCCGGCTTATACAGCCATGAACtacaattattagttatatacTACAATAAGTATCGCATTACCTGCTCAGCAGCTAAGTAGAGATCCTTCCTGAAGGTGAGACCTAGTACGTCAAGGTCCTCCCTACCGTACCGGAACGCCGCTAGCACGTGACCAAACACCTTCCTATCCTTCACATACTCAGGGTCGATTAGGACCACTCCATCTGAAATTacgtattataattaattttagttctCGTTCTCGTTCTCGAACTTTAGttcgttaatttattttagttcagCCAAAAGAACTTGCAAGATAGTATTGCAAGAACAGCAAtgcttacatacaaaaaaatgcatatgtaagtgaaatttatttgtattctcTAGATATATACAcgtaaatttgaattatatggaaataataatgtagtaCAGtagtacaataataaaaaacatgtcGAAACACTTAATAAGATATGAAGACATCCAATTCACAGGAAAATGTGTGACACATGAAAGAGTGGAGTAGGACCTGCTGCAGCTGAAAGCTAGCAATTGGTGGAAGGTGGCAAAGGATATGGAGGGCTGCAAGTTTCGGGTCGCTGATCGCTGATCCAGCGGTGTTAGTGAGTGTACACAAATAGTGTACATACATGCAAATTTTCTTAGGATTTAGAGTTAAGAAAAACCTATCGTGACTGTCAGATCGCACCAGACCTCGAGTCTgatacccccccccccctcgcTGGACCGATCAAATAAAGACCTTACAGGTCTTACCATCCCCATACCCAGGCGCGAAGTTGTGCGGAGCCGCTAACACGACCTTCAGAAATGAAGAGCGCGATTGAAGAAGAAGGAGTTTGTTATTCCTAGTTCGTACTTGAGACTGTTCTACGAAGGTGAGGGCATAGGGTTTTATCTGAATAACTAGATTTTCAAAAAATCACACAAAGTAAAAACTATCGATTTATACAAAGAGACGGTGACAATGTAtacttacttaatattttaaaatgttattaaaatagattttattattctacacACACGACTCGTTTACAGAGAAGCGtcatttaatgaataaaactttaaagtcTTAAGTTAAATTTCTAAGTACCCAAGTTCATTCAAACAAAACGCTTCATAGAGACATTTTGCCTTTAATGGCAATTCATagaaatctattttaatattaagccGACTTGTGGCACTCTAAGAGCTGTGTAGGTGGGAATACTAATTACTTGAATTTTGTTCCgcaattttagtaaaaaatctaGTAAATACCGAATATTTAGGTATGTTATTGTATGTTAATTCTCCAGATTAGAagtgtgtaaatatttttttaaatgtgattCTCATCATCCTCAAATAAGCTACTGCAAAGCGaatcaaaacaaaactttactAGAGATAAAGATTCTGATTTGCTTGCAATTAATCTTGGTAAATCCGTTGATACTAGGTCCGTAACAATCTTTGCAACAGTTTTAAAACACATATagactttttttaaacagatttaGCTAAAACATTCAGCTATTAAGGCGtcaataatacaatttgtcGTTTACTACGTACAGAAAATTCTAAGTATAATATTACCACGAACTCGTACGCAAGGTGATGTGATCTAACTAAATATttcgaataaatatttgaaattgttatCTTATATTTGCTATTACATCGAAGGTTGCTCAGATAAATCTTAAACAGGGTTTTCTACATCTGccttgtatttaattatatttctatatgttTTGACGGAAAAGGTAATtttcacaaaataattatcaactaCTTCTATAAACTAACCAGCTATTAGCGAGATTGTCTAGTTTAGGCTTTGGcaattagtttaatacaaaattaaacactATGAACTTAAAACCTTTTAGTAGGAACCATCATATCAAGAATTACGCGGTCAAAAGTTGGCTGAGcacgcatttttttaaaattcttatattaatttcaaagcGTAAATGATATTAAACATTAC
The genomic region above belongs to Pieris brassicae chromosome 9, ilPieBrab1.1, whole genome shotgun sequence and contains:
- the LOC123713977 gene encoding beta-arrestin-1 isoform X3, whose translation is MDDGGSNKQRQATRVFKKSSPNGKITVYLGKRDFVDHITHVDPIDGVVLIDPEYVKDRKVFGHVLAAFRYGREDLDVLGLTFRKDLYLAAEQIYPPTNVQKRPLTRLQERLVRKLGPSAHPFYFELPPHCPASVTLQPAPGDTGKPCGVDYELKAFVADSQDDKPHKRNSVRLAIRKIMYAPSKQGEQPSVEVSKEFMMSPNKLYLEASLDKELYHHGENIAVNVHIANNSNRSVKRIKVSVRQFADICLFSTAQYKCTVAEAESEEGCPVGPGFTLSKVFTLTPLLANNKDKWGLALDGQLKHEDTNLASSTLIADPAQRENLGIIVQYKVKVKLCLGPLGGDLSAELPFILMHPKPEEEPPRLAQDPTPADHDLIQLDPQPRNENGQDQDDDIIFEDFARLRLKGADADA
- the LOC123713977 gene encoding beta-arrestin-1 isoform X2; translation: MHIKKLTRKSGGSGTIMDDGGSNKQRQATRVFKKSSPNGKITVYLGKRDFVDHITHVDPIDGVVLIDPEYVKDRKVFGHVLAAFRYGREDLDVLGLTFRKDLYLAAEQIYPPTNVQKRPLTRLQERLVRKLGPSAHPFYFELPPHCPASVTLQPAPGDTGKPCGVDYELKAFVADSQDDKPHKRNSVRLAIRKIMYAPSKQGEQPSVEVSKEFMMSPNKLYLEASLDKELYHHGENIAVNVHIANNSNRSVKRIKVSVRQFADICLFSTAQYKCTVAEAESEEGCPVGPGFTLSKVFTLTPLLANNKDKWGLALDGQLKHEDTNLASSTLIADPAQRENLGIIVQYKVKVKLCLGPLGGDLSAELPFILMHPKPEEEPPRLAQDPTPADHDLIQLDPQPNENGQDQDDDIIFEDFARLRLKGADADA
- the LOC123713977 gene encoding beta-arrestin-1 isoform X1; this encodes MHIKKLTRKSGGSGTIMDDGGSNKQRQATRVFKKSSPNGKITVYLGKRDFVDHITHVDPIDGVVLIDPEYVKDRKVFGHVLAAFRYGREDLDVLGLTFRKDLYLAAEQIYPPTNVQKRPLTRLQERLVRKLGPSAHPFYFELPPHCPASVTLQPAPGDTGKPCGVDYELKAFVADSQDDKPHKRNSVRLAIRKIMYAPSKQGEQPSVEVSKEFMMSPNKLYLEASLDKELYHHGENIAVNVHIANNSNRSVKRIKVSVRQFADICLFSTAQYKCTVAEAESEEGCPVGPGFTLSKVFTLTPLLANNKDKWGLALDGQLKHEDTNLASSTLIADPAQRENLGIIVQYKVKVKLCLGPLGGDLSAELPFILMHPKPEEEPPRLAQDPTPADHDLIQLDPQPRNENGQDQDDDIIFEDFARLRLKGADADA